The nucleotide sequence CAGCCAGGCGGACGACTCATCAATATATATGGCGACGAATCATCGCCGTCAACACAGACCGTTTAGCGCCCTTTCTGTGGTGCCGCTTGCGAACCaaattttacttttatttttcgcGAGCACAGACACTCAACCACCGTCTGCTCACACGAGGACAACGCTCGCTCGCGACAAATTTTCGTCCCAACATCATCCAAGCCAAGGTAAATTGTTTTCACTAAAATTTCCATTTCTACTTGCTAACTGATATTGGCATATAGCATATCTCACTCACAAAAGTCTCGCCACCATGGCACCTAAGTCGATCGAGGAGGCGAAGAACCGAGCGGAGCAGGGGATTCAGAAATCCTGGGACGCAATGGGCTCTCTGATGGGTCTTGTCGACGACCTTGATTCCTTCAACCAGGAACTCAAGCAAATTTTCGAGAGCTACAAAAACATACCCATCCCACCTGGGTTCCGCCAAGGGGGCCATCTTCCAAAACAGGAACCTACGCCGCCGGCGGACAGTCGCGAACAGGGAAGTTCGAGCCAACTGTTTTGAGAGATATAATCGGACCAGGGACATGTTCAATGCATTGCCGAGACGATGAACAAAGCGGCTGATGAGGCGTTTGAGACCCCCGGAATGTCTGAGGATTGTAAACTTCGGCTCTACACCAGACGCCAATTCATACACGGCAAATTCGCTGAGGTTCGGGAGAggcttggggtggtggttacgGAATGGCAGCAGGTCAACAGTAATTTGGCCACCGCTGCTTACGAGGTTGATCAACGGCTTGCGAGTATGAGTTGGGTGGAATAGGGACTGGCACTTTATCCTCTAGACATAGGGAAGTGCATGAAGCTGCAGGGCTGGCTTGGGATCGGGTTGTTATTTTTGTCTTCgagacgagggagatggaaCTCACCGGCGGGCAGCAAGACAATAGTCTTTATCGTTCTTTGTCTACCTCCTGGGTTGTTCTCAACAATGCATTATCTCCCGCATATATCTTTGTTTGAAGGGTCTATGCATAGCACAAAGAGACTGTTCTGTCAGGTCCTTAAAACCACTgtccccccttcttttccgCGGTGCGGCTTGCGTTCTTGTTTGTATTTTGCGTTTATTCCTTCGTTTCCATTCAATTCAACCATAAACACTCTACCTTCCAGTAAGGTATTCCAGCGTTAGACAGAGAGACAGATGAGTGACTTTCCGCATCGTGTATCTCTTTTTCCCTCAGGATATCCAAAGACTTCATCAGTATCTACACTCTCTTTTACTGACACCAGGATTTCCAATCCcgaaaaacaacaaaaccaaaAGAACTAATATCCAAATTTCAAAATGTACAACCCATCATACGACCCAATGCTCAGCCGCCCACTCACACCTGACGAAAGCTTCCACTTTTTCaaactcaaccccaacctcgccctcttcaTCCCAGTCCCCGAGTGCACCTGctgcctcttcttccagtTCTACCAGTGCGGATGCCCCGACAACCAGTCTCACAACGGCATCGGCCTCTTCCGCGAGCTTCTTCGCTTCCGTAACCCAACTCAGTTTGCTTGCCTGTACAGATGCCCCATCCATTTTCTCCCCCAGGCTGCGCAGACAATCCTCCACAACCGCGGCTTCCGCCACAGGAACGACCCCCTGCCCGTCGCTCAAGCCCCCGTCGAACTCCCGTTTCCGTGCTACAAGCACCAAGAAGAATGCTCATACAGAATCTCAAAGAAGGCAGCCATGAATATCCGGCCGTCCCTGGGACATTCGAACAAGATTAACAAGCTCAAGCGGAAGCACAAAGCAAAGAGGGAGGTTGATTGGGCCAAGATACACAGAAAGGCGCTGAGGGCGTTTGTGTATGAACACACGCCCCTTCAGGCGTTCAACAAGCCCAAGGTCATCCACCCTGCCGACCAGGCATTCATTGGAGCATGGGATAAAATTGTACGGCCACCTGTCCATGTCAAGCTTGAGAGTGAGGACTGGTTCCTTGATGAGCAAAAGACTGATTTGGACAATGACGACACCGCGAACGGGAGCAAGGTGGCGGATATATTCTACCCCGATATTGGTCCGCTTGGGAGGTGCAAGTATGAGGCTGGCGCGACGGTGCTGGATGAGATGATGATTACTGCGATATCGCAGAAccagtggaggaggagggggtatCCGTGGGAGCTTGTGCATAGGGATCAGAAcatgggggagatggtgtggAGTATGGATTGAGTAATCATTCCATGCGCAAAATTAGCTTCTACCACCACGAGTTGGTCTtgaggatgggaaggagaggagtaAAAAGGTGGGTTTTGACTTACATGCATAGCGCGGTGTTTAAGGTTTCAGTTTTTTATAGACTAGACAATGCATAGAGAATTTGGAGGGATGTTATTACATCCCGACATAATGATAAACATTGATATCATATTCAAAAAATCGCCTCTTTGAGCAGTGCATAATAAATTTATCAAATCAAAGATGTGCTCCAGTACCTAATGCTTCTGTGTTATGCCTTGCCAATCGCCACTCCCTCGTCAAAGGCAGCAAGCAGCCCCTCTG is from Podospora pseudopauciseta strain CBS 411.78 chromosome 5 map unlocalized CBS411.78m_5.2, whole genome shotgun sequence and encodes:
- a CDS encoding uncharacterized protein (EggNog:ENOG503Q5Z7) → MYNPSYDPMLSRPLTPDESFHFFKLNPNLALFIPVPECTCCLFFQFYQCGCPDNQSHNGIGLFRELLRFRNPTQFACLYRCPIHFLPQAAQTILHNRGFRHRNDPLPVAQAPVELPFPCYKHQEECSYRISKKAAMNIRPSLGHSNKINKLKRKHKAKREVDWAKIHRKALRAFVYEHTPLQAFNKPKVIHPADQAFIGAWDKIVRPPVHVKLESEDWFLDEQKTDLDNDDTANGSKVADIFYPDIGPLGRCKYEAGATVLDEMMITAISQNQWRRRGYPWELVHRDQNMGEMVWSMD